The genomic region TTGAGCTCGATGATGACCTGGTGGACGGCTCCGCCGTTGAAGACCTCGCCGACTCCGCGGGCCAGGCTCTGCTGGCCGGTGGCGATCGCGGCCAGGCGTTCCGCGTCGACCCGGGCGATGCTGCTGGACTGGCTCACGACCAGACCGTCGTCGGACAGCACGATGGCGTTCCGGGTGCCCGGAACCTGGTCGACCAGGCGGTCGAGCAGCCAGTCGAGGTCGGAGTTGGTGGCAGTGGTTCGCAGAGTCATCGTCCGTCTTCCTTCCGGGTCCTGTCGGGGCCCGGTGAGGGGTGGGTGGGCTGGTGA from Streptomyces sp. NBC_00878 harbors:
- a CDS encoding roadblock/LC7 domain-containing protein produces the protein MTLRTTATNSDLDWLLDRLVDQVPGTRNAIVLSDDGLVVSQSSSIARVDAERLAAIATGQQSLARGVGEVFNGGAVHQVIIELNNLWLFVSSAGRGTHLAVVADQEVDAEVMAVAMDTLVQQVGQRLGTEVRVQHVEGGGRE